GTCCTATAGGTCCTAAGCGTCCTATAGGTCTTATTGGTCCTATAGGTCCTATTCTCCTATAAGTCCTATCGTCTGCCCCGCTCCACGCTTCCCACCCCGCACGCCCTGCTCCCTGTTCCCTGCCGCCTGTCCTCTCTTCCCTGTTCCCTGATCCCTCCTCATCTGTTATAATTGACCATCCATGGCATCCCTGAAAAGAATCTCTCCCGCCGAAAGAACGGGCCATCCGTTGCGTGTCGCCGGGATCGTCCTCCGCGAATCCCTGGGGTCCTTCCTCGGCAACAACGACTTCGAGATGTCCGCCGCCCTGGCAACGTACAGTTTCTTTGCCCTCGTCCCTCTTTTGTTCCTCGTGGCCAGCCTCGCTGCCGGCACGGGAGGCGCGGCCGCATGGGTAATTGCTGGCATTGAAGGCCTTATCGACCATCTCTTCCCCCGCATCCGGGACTGGATGAGCGTCGAATTCTCGGCAACGATCGGGCACCCCCTCGCCCTCGGCGGCGCCGCCGCCATCGTTGTCTTCATCGCCGCCATGTCCCTCGTGGATTCCCTCATGACGACCTTTCTCAAGATCTTCAGGAAGGAACCCCCGACGTCACTGTTCGCGGTCCAGCTCGGTAACGCGCGAAGGGCGGCGGCCATGTTCCTCCTCTTCGCCGTGCTCATCGGTGCCGAGATGCTCTTTCTCGCACTTGAGCACATCCTGCGGGATCGAGGCCTCGCCCTCACCGGCGCCGGGAGCGCTCTTGTTTCGACCTGCGTCGCCGCCCTCTGCATGGCCTTCTTCTACAGGGTGTTTCTGCCTGTGAGGCTGACCGCATTGAAGCTTGCGGGAGCCTGCGTCATCTCGGCAGTCCTCATCGTCGCCATGAGGGAAGTCTTCGCCTTTGTCCTCAAAACGAACCCCGCCTACGGGGAAACGTTCGGCTCGCTCAAGGTGCTCTTCGTAATGATCGTGTGGGTCTACTATTGTTTCCTTGCCATCCTTTTCGGGGCCGAGGTCGCCGTGAACACGGGGAAGCGCGACGCCCTCCTCCTGAAACGCGTCTTCGCCGGCAACGTCCGCGGGTCCCTCTCGAAAGGGCTCCTTAGCAGGTTCGTCAGGCGCTGCAGCCGTGACGACATCATATTCGAGGAAGGTGACCCGGGCGGCGCCATGTATTACATCGTGTCCGGAGCGGTGGATATCATTCGCGGAGGCAGGCACATCCTGACCATGACTGCCGGGGATTACTTCGGCGAGATATCCATGCTCCTTGGCACTCCGCGGTCGGCAACCGCCCGCGCGGCTGACGGTCCCACGGAACTCGTCGCCATCTCCCAGGAGAACTTCGACCTCATCCTCCGCGACAACGCCCCCATAGTCCTCTCCCTGCTCAAAGAAATGGCCGGCAGACTCAAGGACACCGACGAGTCCCTCTTTCAACATCAACCTGACGGTTGATGCGTGGACGGGCATACGGGTTCGGCGCTGACGCGCCCAACGTGCGGACGGGGTGAAGACACGAAAACCGCGATTTGCGGCATGCCCTCTTGCTGGTCCCTTGTCTTTCCGCGCGTACCCGTTTGCCCGTCTACGTCTTTTTGTCGACCACCGACACGTCGAGACCACCCTTGTGGAGCGTGATCGAAAGGGCATCGCCCGGCGAGACTGCGGAGGAGTCGGTGATGACGGTGCCGCTGTCGGCCCTCGAGGTTATGGAGTAACCCCTCGCCAGGATCGCCCTGGGGTTGAGGTCATGCATCCTCTGGCTGAGGGCATCGAACCTTGTGCGTGCGTTCTTCATGTAGAGCCGGATGTTGTGGGTGAGGCCGACGGTGAGATCATCGAGGTAGAGGCGGTGGGAGGTGAAGAAATCCTTCCTGTCCTTGAAATCCATGACGTTGCTGACAAGCATGTAACGGGCCCTCTCGATCTTCTTCTCCATCGACTGGCACAGGGAGTCTTTGAGGCCGAGGATGTAGCGGGCAAGGTCCTCCCGGTCGGGAACGACAAGGGCGCCGGCGGCCGTCGGCGTGGGAGCTCGCACGTCGGCTACGAAGTCCGCTATCGTGAAATCGACCTCGTGGCCCACGGCGGAGACGACCGGTATCCGGGAAGCGAACACGGCCCTTGCCAGGCCTTCATCGTTGAAGCAGGCCAGGTCCTCGTACGAGCCCCCTCCCCTTCCGATGATGATGACATCGACCTGCCCGCTCCGATTGAAATATCCGATCCCCTCCATGATCTCACGGGCCGCGTCTTCGCCCTGCACGGTCGCCGGCCAGACCTCCACGGCCACGGTGCCGCATCTTTCGTGCATGACCCTCAGCATGTCCCGTATCGCGGCGCCCACCGGAGAGGTAACTATCCCTACGCGCCGGGGGAACTGCGGAAGGGGCTTCTTGAGGGTTTCGTCGAAGAGGCCTTCCCTGAGCAGCTTCTCTTTGAGCTCGAGGAACCGAAGGTAGGTGAGGCCCCGCTCGCCGCTCGCCAGGATGTCGCTCACTATCAGCTGATACTCGCCGCGTTTCTCGTAGACATCGATGCGCCCCCTGCACAGGACCCGCTCGCCGTCTTTTATGACCCTGCCCAAGGGGACGCGCGCGGCATAGTTGAAGACAACACCACGGATCATGGCAAGATCGTCCTTCAGGGTAAAGTAGAAGTGTCCCGAGGGATAAAGCTTCGCGTTCGAGACCTCTCCTTCAACGCGAACATCGCGGAACCGACCGCTGACGAACCGCTTGAGCTCAGCCGTCAGCTCCGATACCGTCAAAAGCCCTTCATCCTCACGCGGGTAGAGGGTCATTTACTTTTTCTTCAGGTAATCCTTCATGAGCTTTATGGAGCAGTACTCTCCGCACATGCTGCAGACATCGTTCTTCAGGTTCCGTTCCTTGCGGAAGGCCCTGATCTTGTCCGGATCAATGGCGCATTCGATCTGTCCCTTCCAGTCGAGGGCTTTTCGATATTGAGACATGGCCCTGTCAAGGGCAAAGGCCTTCTGGTTCCCCCGGGCAAGATCGGCGGCATGGGCAGCTATCTTCGTGACGATGACACCGTCGCGGACATCCTGCGGCATGGGCAGGCCCAGATGCTCCGTGGGGGTGACATAACACAGGAAGTCGGCGCCGTGATATGCCGCCAGGGCGCCGCCCATGGCGGACGTGATGTGGTCGTAACCGGGTGCAATATCGGTGACGACGGGACCGAGAACGTAGAAAGGGGCTTCGTTGCAGAGCCTCTTCTGCAGGACCATATTTGTCTCGATCTGGTCGATCGGAACGTGGCCGGGCCCTTCGATCATGACCTGGACACCCTGCTCGAGGGCCTCCGCGCAAAGCTCTCCCAGGATGATGAGTTCCTCGATCTGCCCGCGATCGGTCGCGTCCGCGATGCAGCCGGGACGAAGACCGTCCCCGAGGCTGATCGTCATGTCGTATTTCTTCGCAATGCCAAGGAGGCGGTCAAAATTCTCGTAGAGAGGGTTCTCTCTGCCGTTGACTATGATCCATTGAGCAAGAAAGGCGCCGCCCCGGCTCACAATGTCCGTCACTCTTCCCTGTTTCCTCAAGCGTTCGAGAGCGCTCTTCGTAACACCGCAATGAACGGTCACGAAATCAACCCCATCGGCGCCATGCTTTTCGATCACCTCAAAGATATCATCAGCTTCCATCCTGGTGATCGCATTTCTCTTCTTGGCGGTCTCGATGGCGGCCTGGTATATCGGAACGGTACCGACGGGGATCTTCGCGGCATCTACGACGATCTTGCGGATCTCATCAAGATTGCCGCCGGTGCTGAGGTCCATGACCGCGTCTGCCCCTGCCTCACGGGCAACCGTCAGTTTCTCCAGCTCCTCGTCGATGTTCACCCGCTCCGGAGAGGTGCCTATGTTGGCGTTGACCTTGACGGAAAGGCCTTTGCCCACACCCTTCGGGGTGAAGTTCCTGTGTCGGTTGTTCGCGAGAATCGTGATCTTTCCCTCCGCGATGTGACGGCGGAGCTGTTCCTTATCGATGCCTTCATCGCGGGCAACGCGCTCCATCGCCTTCGTGATCTTTCCTTCCCGTGCTGCAATAAGCTGGTTTTTCATGGTCGTATCATCTCCATATTCTCAACGGACCCGGGTCTTCCGGCAGTCTCCCGCGAGCCCCTTGTATTTTCATGTACCCCTTTGCCGTGTTGAAATGTCCTTTCAATTGCCGAAGAGACGTAGAAGTGTCCTTTTCTGTCGATCCTGTAGCTCGATCCAAAGAGTCTTTCGAGATATCCCTGGGTCGCCATGAAAGCACGAGGCAGGGAATACCCCGCCGCGAGAAAACAGGCGAGTGCCGAGGAAAAGGAACAACCCGTCCCGTGGATCGACCGGGGAAGTCTCGCCTTCCTGTACAAGACATGTTCCCTTCCGTCGAACAACACATCGACGGGATCACCCTCCAGGTGGCCTCCCTTTATGATGACCGCCCTGGGCCCGAGAGCGTGTATCCTTTCCGCCGCCTTCCTGGCAGCCTTCACCGTCCCTACCTTCGTGCCCGTGATGGCGGAGGCCTCTTCAGCATTGGGTGTTATGACCGTGACCTTCTCAAAGAGCGTGTCGATACACGCCGCAACGCCCTCATCCGTGATGAGCCGAATGCCGTTCTTGGCCGCAAACACAGGATCGAGGACGACGGGCGTATCTTTCCTCCTCGCCAGAAAGTGCGCCGTCACCCTGACATGGGGCTCGTCGCAGAGAACACCTATCTTCACGGCCTTCAGCGAAACCCCCGCCGTGGCCGACCGGAGGGTGTCACGAAAAAGCTCCTCCGACGACGCCTCCACGCGCTCCACGCCGCGGGGACCCTGGACCACGGTGCAGGTCGGCACGGCGATACCATGGAAGCCGAAAGAGAAGAAGGTATCGACATCCCTCACGATACCCGCCCCCGAAGAGGCATCAAACCCGGCTATGGAGACAAGGCTTTTCATTTTTGGCAGCTCGCACATACCCCTTGGATTTTAAAACTGAAAACTATACCACACTTGCACTGTCGAGAGCCATACAAATCCCACAGGGCAAACCGTTGGAACCACTGGAACCACCTGAAGAACCGCCGGGTCCCGTGCGGGGGGTGCTCGACGGTTTTGTCGAAGGTTTTCCCCGGGCGTCGACATTTGTTTCCGTGAAATCCTCCGGCCATCAACGCTCATAATCCGACTTCTCCTTTGTTTATGGCACGTTGCAAACACATTCCGCGAATGGCACGGTAATTGCGAAAAAGAGAACCATGATTTGCAAAAAGCCATATGAGGAGGTTACAATGAGGAAGATTTTGGGAGTCATCATGGCGGTCCTGTTCATTGCAACGGCATCGACCGTCTTTGCAGTCGGGCCGGGGGGCTTGGGCCCGAAAGGATATCGACATGGGTATGGCCCGGGCGTGGACCTCTCCAAGGAGCAAATGGACCGGATGTGGCAGATACGGGAAAGATTCAATACCGAAACCTCGACACTGCGTTACGAACTCTTCCAGAAACGCAATGAGCTGAGGACGCTGTATTCAGATCCCAAGGCGAGCGACGCGACGATCCTGGCAAAGGAAAAGGAAGTCGATACACTGAGACAGAAGATGCGCGACAGAACGGTCCGGTTCAAACTTGAGCAGAGGAAGGTCTACACTCCGGAGCAGCTTCAGAAGCTGACTTCCTCCGGCTACGGCCCCGGCTTCGGCGGCGGGCGGGGCGGCGGGCGGGGGCTTGGGCCCTGCGCCCGGTTCTAGGCACACGAAGGTGCGGTGACGGACCTCCCCATGGGTCCGTCACCTCGATGAAAAGGGAGGGAACAATGAAAAAAACTGTGGCAGTTGTCTTACTGACGGTTGTGGCGGCGTTCTTTTTTGTTTCATGCGCGTCCGAAGGATACAATACCCAGAAAGGCGCCGCGATCGGGGCAGGCCTTGGTGCCATTGCAGGACAGGTGATCGGGCATGACACCGCGTCGACGCTCATCGGCGCGGCGGTGGGAACCCTTGTCGGGGCCGTGGGCGGCAACGCCGTGGACCAGCACGTCCAGAACCAGCAGCACGGCGCGGCTCAGCAGACCGCGGCATATCCGGCATCGAGCCAGGTGACCCCTCAGGACCAGCCTCCGGGACAGTGGGTCGAGGTGCCCGGTCAGTGGATCGGCGGGAAATGGGTTCCCGCACACAAGGTATGGGTGCCCGTGAATCCATGACGTTTGTCGTATTCTTCCTCCTCCTGTGCGTGTTCATAACACCCTCTCTCCGGGCTCAGAATTCATATTCCGAGTTCGAGAGAGGGCTTCAACTGACGGAGCCCCAGAGAACTCAGGTTGAGGACATAAGGAACAGGTACATCAACGAATGGCAGTCCCTGAGGAGGGAGTCGTCGCGAAAGCACAGGGAACTCAGGGAACTGAGCCGGGAGCCGGAGGCCAACTCCGCCAGGATAGGCAGGATACAGGGTGAGCTGCAGGAGCTCGACACCGCCCGGCACAACTCCTACCAGCAATACCGCTCCGAGGTTTCGCGAACCCTCAACCACAGGCAACGCGAACAATACAACAGCTTCTGCGACCAGGAACGCAGGAAGAACATGCAGCGTTTTCGTCCGGGGCGGCATGGGAGATAAGCGGGCTGTCGCCCTTCCCCTGTTCTTCGCACTCTTTCTCGTTCTCATCACACTTACCGGGTTCTTCCAGATAAGGATCATCCGCAACAACATCGAACGGCAGCTCATGGGAGAGGCGGAGATCATCTTCACCCACGTCCAGAGAGAGATGGACATCAACCTCGAGTACCTGAGCTTCCTCGACAGGTCGCCCGTCATCATCACCCCCTATTTCTTCAACATCATGGCCTTCGATGAGTCCATCATCGACGATCTCGACAGCGCCGTGGGCCGGCTCCTCAAGAACCCGGCGGAGAAAGGCCTGGAAGCGCTCTCCCTTGCCAACGTCGTCGAATATGACCTCGGGGGAAAGATCATCGCCAGGAAAGGAAATAGTGATATTCCCGCCGGGCTCGTGCGGAGGATCGTCTCGGGGGAAGAGACGACCGTCATCAGGATGCCCGTCGCCGGTGACAGGTCGCTCGTCCTCGGCCGACGCCTGGGCGAACGCATCCTTTTTGTCAGGATCGACGCCCCGGAGCTGGAAACGCTGAGGAGAAAGGTCATCCTCAAGGACATAGTCGACAGGGAGGAGAAGAGGTTCAATATCGACGCCATCAAGATCTATGATGGAAAAGGCGATCTCTTTGTCGGGGGCAGCGACGCCGGAAAGAACACCTTCCTTCTCGAGCGGGACCTTTCCTCGAAGGTCCTCTCCGGGTTTCGCATGCAGATCTTCATCTCGCGGGATCTTGCGCGGGATACCATCCAGAGGTCGGCCATCGGTTTCATACTCATCCTTGCCGTTCTTTTCGTTTCCGGAGCGGGAAGCATCTATGCGTTCTTCGTCATGGAAAGGAAATACGCAAAGAGGGTCAAGGAGATGGAGCGGGAGATGGAGATCAAGGAGCGCCTGGTATCGCTGGGGAAACTGGCTTCCGGAATGGCCCACGAGATCAGGAACCCCCTGAATGCCATCAGTCTCTCCGTACAGCGCCTCAAGAGGGAGTTCGTCCCTTCGGACGAGAAGAAAGAGGACTATCTCACCTTCCTCGACATCATCAGGAAAGAGCTCACGCGGGTCAACGGAATAGTCGAGGAGTTCCTCCAATCGACGAGGGCGCAGGCCCCCTTCAGCAGGGAGGACCTTCGCGATCTGCTCGAAGAGGTTATCATCATCGTCGGGGAGAAGGCCTCCTCGAAGGGTATCTTCATAGAGAACGTCACGGGCACGGGCATCCACGTGGAATGTCAGCGGGACAGGCTAAAGCAGGCATTCTACAACATCATCATAAACGCCATAGAGTCCATGAAGGACGGCGGAAAGATCGCCATAGCGGTGAAGCAAAAGGAACCCCTCGTCGAGATATCGGTCAGGGATTCCGGTTCCGGGATCAGCGAGGAAGAGCTGGCGAGGATATTCGAATACTACTACACCACGAAGGACAAAGGCATGGGTCTCGGACTGCCCATATCCTACATGATAGTGAAAGACCACGGCGGCGACATCAAGGTGATGAGCGCGGCCGGGCAGGGAACCACCTTCGTCATCGTCCTGCCCCTGAGGCATGACGGCGCAATGACGGCGTAAAGGGAAAGGAAGGGTCACGGTTATGGACAGGGTCGGCATATTGATCGTGGAAGACGAACAGACACAGAGGTCGCTCCTTGGTGGGCTGCTCAGGAAAGAAGGCTACACGGTGGGCGAGGCATCTGACGGGGAAAGCGCCCTTGCCCTCTTTCAAAAGGACATCTTCGAGATCGTCCTTCTCGACTACAGGCTGCCGGACACGGACGGTCTGTCCCTCCTCAAGAGGATAAAGGAGATCAACCCGGCGACGGAGGTAGTCATGGTCACCGCCTTCGGGAGCATCGAGAATGCCGTCGGGGCCCTCAAGGCCGGGGCGTCGGAGTACCTGACGAAACCCATCGATCTCGACGATCTTCTCTTCAAGCTGCGCAAGGTCGAGGAAAAGACGTATCTCATCCGCGAGAACATGGTCCTTCGCGAAACCCTGCGGGACCGCTTCAAGTCCGAGGAGTTCGTCTACCAGAGCGAGAAGATGCATGAGGTCTCGAGCCTTGTGGTCAGGATAGCGAAGACGGATTCAACGTGCATAATAAGCGGCGAGAGCGGTGTCGGAAAGGAGGTCGTCCTCAACATGATCCACGCGCTCAGCGAGCGCAAGGAGTTTCCCCTCGTCAAAGTGAATTGCGCAGCCATTCCCGAGACACTCCTGGAGAGCGAGCTCTTCGGTTACGAAAAAGGCGCTTTCACCGGCGCCTACCAGCGCAAGGCCGGGAAATTCGAGCTTGCCAACAAGGGGACCATCTTCCTTGACGAGATAGGCGACATCCCCCTCGTGCTCCAATCCAAGCTCTTGCGGGTGATCCAGGAAAAAGAGGTCGAGCGTCTCGGAGGGACACACCCCATCAAGGTCGATGTGCGCATCATAGCGGCGACCAATCGCAACCTGGAAGAGGAGGTCAAAAAGGGAACGTTCCGCGAGGACCTGTACTACCGCCTCAATGTCGTCAATATCGTCGTCCCCCCTTTGAGGGAGCGCAGGGAGGACATTCCACTGCTCATCGATTTCTTTCTGAAAAAGTACGACCTGAAGCACAAGAAGAATGTCAAGGGACTTACCCGGGAGGCCCGCGACATCATGGTCAAGTATGACTACCCGGGCAACGTGAGGGAACTGGAGAACATCGTGGAGAGGGCCATTGTCCTGACCAGGGGAGACCATATCACCAGTCAGGACCTGCCAAACCTCGCGGAGCAGGCGACGGCAGGCGACGGCAGCATTCGGGGAACCGTGGAATCCATCGAGAGATCAATGATCATCGAAGCCCTCGTAAATGCCGACTGGGTCCAGACGAAGGCGGCGGCGGCCCTCGGCCTGTCGGAGCGTATGCTGAGGTACAAGATCAAGAAGTACGGGATCTCGCGGTCACCCCGCACGGAGGGCTGATAGCGTGCACGGGCCCGCGCGTCGGCGCTCGCGCGCCTAACGGGCATACGCGGGAAAGGAGAAAAACTCCCAGGGAAAAAGCCTGCGCTCAATAAGGTTCCGACAGTCCCTGCCCTTACCTCGTTAGCCCGTTTGCGCGCTTCGCGCTCAGACCCGTCTGCCCGTTAGGCACGCAAGGCCGGACGCTTTAGCATTCATATTTTCTCTGCTCTGTGTTATAGATAAAAATGCCCGACGAG
The Syntrophorhabdus sp. genome window above contains:
- the thiC gene encoding phosphomethylpyrimidine synthase ThiC yields the protein MKNQLIAAREGKITKAMERVARDEGIDKEQLRRHIAEGKITILANNRHRNFTPKGVGKGLSVKVNANIGTSPERVNIDEELEKLTVAREAGADAVMDLSTGGNLDEIRKIVVDAAKIPVGTVPIYQAAIETAKKRNAITRMEADDIFEVIEKHGADGVDFVTVHCGVTKSALERLRKQGRVTDIVSRGGAFLAQWIIVNGRENPLYENFDRLLGIAKKYDMTISLGDGLRPGCIADATDRGQIEELIILGELCAEALEQGVQVMIEGPGHVPIDQIETNMVLQKRLCNEAPFYVLGPVVTDIAPGYDHITSAMGGALAAYHGADFLCYVTPTEHLGLPMPQDVRDGVIVTKIAAHAADLARGNQKAFALDRAMSQYRKALDWKGQIECAIDPDKIRAFRKERNLKNDVCSMCGEYCSIKLMKDYLKKK
- a CDS encoding periplasmic heavy metal sensor codes for the protein MRKILGVIMAVLFIATASTVFAVGPGGLGPKGYRHGYGPGVDLSKEQMDRMWQIRERFNTETSTLRYELFQKRNELRTLYSDPKASDATILAKEKEVDTLRQKMRDRTVRFKLEQRKVYTPEQLQKLTSSGYGPGFGGGRGGGRGLGPCARF
- the xseA gene encoding exodeoxyribonuclease VII large subunit, which produces MTLYPREDEGLLTVSELTAELKRFVSGRFRDVRVEGEVSNAKLYPSGHFYFTLKDDLAMIRGVVFNYAARVPLGRVIKDGERVLCRGRIDVYEKRGEYQLIVSDILASGERGLTYLRFLELKEKLLREGLFDETLKKPLPQFPRRVGIVTSPVGAAIRDMLRVMHERCGTVAVEVWPATVQGEDAAREIMEGIGYFNRSGQVDVIIIGRGGGSYEDLACFNDEGLARAVFASRIPVVSAVGHEVDFTIADFVADVRAPTPTAAGALVVPDREDLARYILGLKDSLCQSMEKKIERARYMLVSNVMDFKDRKDFFTSHRLYLDDLTVGLTHNIRLYMKNARTRFDALSQRMHDLNPRAILARGYSITSRADSGTVITDSSAVSPGDALSITLHKGGLDVSVVDKKT
- a CDS encoding cyclic nucleotide-binding domain-containing protein — its product is MASLKRISPAERTGHPLRVAGIVLRESLGSFLGNNDFEMSAALATYSFFALVPLLFLVASLAAGTGGAAAWVIAGIEGLIDHLFPRIRDWMSVEFSATIGHPLALGGAAAIVVFIAAMSLVDSLMTTFLKIFRKEPPTSLFAVQLGNARRAAAMFLLFAVLIGAEMLFLALEHILRDRGLALTGAGSALVSTCVAALCMAFFYRVFLPVRLTALKLAGACVISAVLIVAMREVFAFVLKTNPAYGETFGSLKVLFVMIVWVYYCFLAILFGAEVAVNTGKRDALLLKRVFAGNVRGSLSKGLLSRFVRRCSRDDIIFEEGDPGGAMYYIVSGAVDIIRGGRHILTMTAGDYFGEISMLLGTPRSATARAADGPTELVAISQENFDLILRDNAPIVLSLLKEMAGRLKDTDESLFQHQPDG
- a CDS encoding glycine zipper 2TM domain-containing protein is translated as MKKTVAVVLLTVVAAFFFVSCASEGYNTQKGAAIGAGLGAIAGQVIGHDTASTLIGAAVGTLVGAVGGNAVDQHVQNQQHGAAQQTAAYPASSQVTPQDQPPGQWVEVPGQWIGGKWVPAHKVWVPVNP
- a CDS encoding periplasmic heavy metal sensor, with protein sequence MTFVVFFLLLCVFITPSLRAQNSYSEFERGLQLTEPQRTQVEDIRNRYINEWQSLRRESSRKHRELRELSREPEANSARIGRIQGELQELDTARHNSYQQYRSEVSRTLNHRQREQYNSFCDQERRKNMQRFRPGRHGR
- a CDS encoding hydroxymethylpyrimidine/phosphomethylpyrimidine kinase; its protein translation is MKSLVSIAGFDASSGAGIVRDVDTFFSFGFHGIAVPTCTVVQGPRGVERVEASSEELFRDTLRSATAGVSLKAVKIGVLCDEPHVRVTAHFLARRKDTPVVLDPVFAAKNGIRLITDEGVAACIDTLFEKVTVITPNAEEASAITGTKVGTVKAARKAAERIHALGPRAVIIKGGHLEGDPVDVLFDGREHVLYRKARLPRSIHGTGCSFSSALACFLAAGYSLPRAFMATQGYLERLFGSSYRIDRKGHFYVSSAIERTFQHGKGVHENTRGSRETAGRPGSVENMEMIRP
- a CDS encoding sigma-54-dependent Fis family transcriptional regulator, with amino-acid sequence MDRVGILIVEDEQTQRSLLGGLLRKEGYTVGEASDGESALALFQKDIFEIVLLDYRLPDTDGLSLLKRIKEINPATEVVMVTAFGSIENAVGALKAGASEYLTKPIDLDDLLFKLRKVEEKTYLIRENMVLRETLRDRFKSEEFVYQSEKMHEVSSLVVRIAKTDSTCIISGESGVGKEVVLNMIHALSERKEFPLVKVNCAAIPETLLESELFGYEKGAFTGAYQRKAGKFELANKGTIFLDEIGDIPLVLQSKLLRVIQEKEVERLGGTHPIKVDVRIIAATNRNLEEEVKKGTFREDLYYRLNVVNIVVPPLRERREDIPLLIDFFLKKYDLKHKKNVKGLTREARDIMVKYDYPGNVRELENIVERAIVLTRGDHITSQDLPNLAEQATAGDGSIRGTVESIERSMIIEALVNADWVQTKAAAALGLSERMLRYKIKKYGISRSPRTEG